The Canis lupus dingo isolate Sandy chromosome 11, ASM325472v2, whole genome shotgun sequence genome includes a region encoding these proteins:
- the PRR16 gene encoding protein Largen isoform X3 encodes MWSVIRTGLHELKNEYMHIPVVDQIDTLTSDLQLEDEMTDSSKTDTLNSSSSGTTASSIEKIKVQANAPLIKPPAHPSAILTVLRKPNPPPPPPRLTPVKCEDAQRVVPTVNPVKTNGTLLRNGGLPLAPNKIPNGDICCIPTGGLDKAPMQPLMHRPEKDRCPQAGSRERVRFNEKVQYHGYCPDCDARYNVKNREVHLHREPVHPPGKLPHPGPPLPPPPHLPPFPLENGGLGISHSNSFPPLRPATVPPPTAPKPQKTILRKSTTTTV; translated from the coding sequence GTGGTTGACCAGATTGATACCCTGACCTCTGACCTACAGCTGGAGGATGAGATGACCGACAGCTCCAAAACGGACACCCTGAATAGTAGCTCAAGCGGCACCACAGCCTCCAGCATAGAGAAGATCAAAGTGCAGGCCAACGCACCCCTCATTAAACCCCCCGCCCACCCGTCTGCCATCCTCACGGTCCTGAGAAAGCCAaaccccccgccgccgcccccgcggtTGACACCTGTGAAGTGTGAAGACGCCCAAAGAGTGGTGCCGACTGTCAATCCCGTGAAGACTAATGGCACCCTTCTGCGAAACGGAGGCTTACCCTTAGCACCGAACAAAATTCCAAACGGAGACATCTGCTGCATCCCCACTGGTGGCTTGGACAAGGCTCCAATGCAGCCTCTGATGCACAGACCTGAAAAAGACAGGTGTCCCCAGGCAGGGTCCCGGGAACGGGTTCGGTTTAATGAGAAAGTGCAGTACCATGGCTATTGTCCCGACTGTGATGCCCGGTATAATGTAAAAAACAGGGAGGTCCATTTACACCGCGAACCTGTCCACCCACCGGGAAAGCTCCCGCAccccggccctcccctccctcctccaccccacctccctccttTTCCGCTGGAAAACGGGGGACTGGGAATAAGCCACAGTAACAGCTTCCCCCCTCTCAGACCTGCAACTGTGCCTCCTCCCACTGCACCAAAACCACAGAAGACCATCTTGAGGAAATCGACCACTACAACAGTGTGA
- the PRR16 gene encoding protein Largen isoform X4, protein MELESILENFLEEEVVDQIDTLTSDLQLEDEMTDSSKTDTLNSSSSGTTASSIEKIKVQANAPLIKPPAHPSAILTVLRKPNPPPPPPRLTPVKCEDAQRVVPTVNPVKTNGTLLRNGGLPLAPNKIPNGDICCIPTGGLDKAPMQPLMHRPEKDRCPQAGSRERVRFNEKVQYHGYCPDCDARYNVKNREVHLHREPVHPPGKLPHPGPPLPPPPHLPPFPLENGGLGISHSNSFPPLRPATVPPPTAPKPQKTILRKSTTTTV, encoded by the coding sequence GTGGTTGACCAGATTGATACCCTGACCTCTGACCTACAGCTGGAGGATGAGATGACCGACAGCTCCAAAACGGACACCCTGAATAGTAGCTCAAGCGGCACCACAGCCTCCAGCATAGAGAAGATCAAAGTGCAGGCCAACGCACCCCTCATTAAACCCCCCGCCCACCCGTCTGCCATCCTCACGGTCCTGAGAAAGCCAaaccccccgccgccgcccccgcggtTGACACCTGTGAAGTGTGAAGACGCCCAAAGAGTGGTGCCGACTGTCAATCCCGTGAAGACTAATGGCACCCTTCTGCGAAACGGAGGCTTACCCTTAGCACCGAACAAAATTCCAAACGGAGACATCTGCTGCATCCCCACTGGTGGCTTGGACAAGGCTCCAATGCAGCCTCTGATGCACAGACCTGAAAAAGACAGGTGTCCCCAGGCAGGGTCCCGGGAACGGGTTCGGTTTAATGAGAAAGTGCAGTACCATGGCTATTGTCCCGACTGTGATGCCCGGTATAATGTAAAAAACAGGGAGGTCCATTTACACCGCGAACCTGTCCACCCACCGGGAAAGCTCCCGCAccccggccctcccctccctcctccaccccacctccctccttTTCCGCTGGAAAACGGGGGACTGGGAATAAGCCACAGTAACAGCTTCCCCCCTCTCAGACCTGCAACTGTGCCTCCTCCCACTGCACCAAAACCACAGAAGACCATCTTGAGGAAATCGACCACTACAACAGTGTGA
- the PRR16 gene encoding protein Largen isoform X5 — MTDSSKTDTLNSSSSGTTASSIEKIKVQANAPLIKPPAHPSAILTVLRKPNPPPPPPRLTPVKCEDAQRVVPTVNPVKTNGTLLRNGGLPLAPNKIPNGDICCIPTGGLDKAPMQPLMHRPEKDRCPQAGSRERVRFNEKVQYHGYCPDCDARYNVKNREVHLHREPVHPPGKLPHPGPPLPPPPHLPPFPLENGGLGISHSNSFPPLRPATVPPPTAPKPQKTILRKSTTTTV; from the coding sequence ATGACCGACAGCTCCAAAACGGACACCCTGAATAGTAGCTCAAGCGGCACCACAGCCTCCAGCATAGAGAAGATCAAAGTGCAGGCCAACGCACCCCTCATTAAACCCCCCGCCCACCCGTCTGCCATCCTCACGGTCCTGAGAAAGCCAaaccccccgccgccgcccccgcggtTGACACCTGTGAAGTGTGAAGACGCCCAAAGAGTGGTGCCGACTGTCAATCCCGTGAAGACTAATGGCACCCTTCTGCGAAACGGAGGCTTACCCTTAGCACCGAACAAAATTCCAAACGGAGACATCTGCTGCATCCCCACTGGTGGCTTGGACAAGGCTCCAATGCAGCCTCTGATGCACAGACCTGAAAAAGACAGGTGTCCCCAGGCAGGGTCCCGGGAACGGGTTCGGTTTAATGAGAAAGTGCAGTACCATGGCTATTGTCCCGACTGTGATGCCCGGTATAATGTAAAAAACAGGGAGGTCCATTTACACCGCGAACCTGTCCACCCACCGGGAAAGCTCCCGCAccccggccctcccctccctcctccaccccacctccctccttTTCCGCTGGAAAACGGGGGACTGGGAATAAGCCACAGTAACAGCTTCCCCCCTCTCAGACCTGCAACTGTGCCTCCTCCCACTGCACCAAAACCACAGAAGACCATCTTGAGGAAATCGACCACTACAACAGTGTGA